The proteins below are encoded in one region of Caldisericota bacterium:
- a CDS encoding MBL fold metallo-hydrolase, which translates to MLDKKLEINKTVINKFTFGPLETNCYVVKSNNDIIVIDPSPLKEGEKNELVDFIKSLSGKLCFIIDTHGHFDHIGGNNILKKSFPDAKILIHKEDREKLTSSKKNGSKQFGLNITSPDCDREVKDKKTINFGDCSLTIEHTPGHTKGSISLVENGFIFTGDTLFAGTVGIAREYKNAFNEMINSIKEKILILPDDFIILPGHTENSTIREEKMFNPFLQ; encoded by the coding sequence ATGCTAGATAAAAAATTAGAAATTAACAAAACGGTTATCAACAAATTTACATTTGGGCCACTTGAAACAAATTGTTACGTAGTAAAAAGCAACAATGATATTATTGTGATAGACCCGAGTCCCTTAAAAGAAGGAGAAAAAAACGAGCTCGTAGATTTCATAAAGTCCCTTAGTGGAAAGCTTTGTTTTATTATCGACACGCACGGGCACTTTGACCACATCGGTGGAAACAATATTTTAAAAAAATCTTTTCCTGACGCAAAGATATTAATACATAAAGAGGACAGGGAAAAACTTACCTCTTCCAAAAAAAATGGTTCAAAGCAATTTGGTTTGAATATTACTTCGCCTGATTGCGATAGAGAAGTAAAAGACAAAAAAACAATTAATTTTGGTGATTGTTCTCTTACGATAGAACATACCCCGGGACATACCAAAGGAAGTATCTCACTTGTAGAAAATGGATTTATATTCACAGGAGATACGCTATTCGCAGGAACAGTAGGTATAGCAAGAGAATATAAAAATGCTTTTAATGAAATGATTAATTCAATTAAAGAAAAAATTTTGATACTCCCTGATGATTTTATTATTCTCCCCGGGCATACGGAAAACAGTACAATTAGAGAAGAAAAAATGTTTAATCCGTTCTTGCAATAA
- a CDS encoding FRG domain-containing protein — protein MEVLYNQSRTLKSIGRFRSDYVYRGLSDKEYALDTVLMRLGGRYWQLEAHLIKNFIKYSGIDSSKHSILTWFSVARHHGLPTRLLDWTYSPLVAMHFATQEIDKYNRDGIIWCVDYIKMHELLPARFKKLLKEENADIFTTEMLQKIYPAIGDLLKADKSFALFFEPPSMDQRIINQFALHSITASAKLRMRDVINKHPEIYKKIIIPKEIKWEIRDKLDQSNVQERVLFPGLDGLSMWLTRYYQSKNRPLEK, from the coding sequence ATGGAAGTTTTATACAACCAATCAAGGACGCTTAAGAGTATCGGGCGTTTTCGGTCGGATTATGTGTATAGGGGTCTTTCAGACAAAGAGTATGCTTTAGATACAGTGCTTATGAGATTAGGCGGGAGATATTGGCAGTTAGAGGCCCATCTTATAAAGAATTTTATCAAATATAGCGGGATAGATTCTTCTAAACATTCTATTTTGACATGGTTTTCTGTTGCAAGGCATCATGGTCTTCCCACGCGTCTTTTAGATTGGACATATTCACCGCTTGTTGCAATGCATTTTGCAACTCAGGAGATTGATAAGTATAATAGAGATGGCATAATTTGGTGTGTTGATTATATAAAGATGCATGAATTACTTCCAGCCCGATTCAAAAAACTACTCAAAGAAGAAAATGCAGACATTTTTACTACGGAGATGCTTCAGAAAATCTATCCTGCAATAGGAGATTTATTAAAAGCTGATAAGAGTTTTGCTTTGTTTTTTGAACCTCCGTCAATGGACCAGCGTATTATTAACCAGTTTGCGCTGCATTCAATTACCGCTTCTGCAAAATTACGTATGAGAGATGTAATTAACAAACATCCGGAGATTTATAAAAAAATAATCATACCTAAAGAAATAAAATGGGAAATAAGGGATAAGCTTGATCAGTCAAATGTTCAAGAAAGAGTACTGTTTCCCGGGCTTGACGGCCTCAGCATGTGGCTTACCCGTTATTATCAGTCTAAAAATCGCCCGTTAGAGAAATAA
- a CDS encoding isochorismatase family cysteine hydrolase: protein MKKTLLIVDMLNDFVEDGGELKVEGAKEIVPFINDLRMEFEKNGFPVIYICDSHLENDPEFELWPPHCVEGTKGAEIVGELKPDADDYVIKKKSYSGFYGTTLHTLLKILEVDTLYVTGVAMNICVHYTVADGVMRGYKIVVPIKCVAGLTKEDEEYMKKQLRDVFKIKLV from the coding sequence ATGAAAAAAACACTTCTTATCGTGGATATGCTGAATGATTTTGTGGAGGATGGAGGGGAGCTCAAGGTAGAAGGCGCAAAAGAAATTGTTCCCTTCATTAATGATTTACGTATGGAGTTTGAGAAAAATGGTTTTCCTGTCATATATATTTGTGATTCACATTTAGAAAATGATCCGGAATTTGAATTGTGGCCTCCTCATTGTGTTGAAGGCACAAAAGGTGCGGAAATTGTTGGTGAACTAAAGCCTGACGCTGATGATTATGTGATTAAAAAGAAGAGTTATTCAGGTTTTTATGGCACTACTCTTCATACTTTATTAAAAATACTTGAAGTAGATACTCTTTATGTTACGGGGGTAGCGATGAATATATGTGTTCATTATACGGTAGCGGATGGAGTGATGCGCGGATATAAAATTGTTGTCCCAATTAAATGCGTAGCAGGGCTTACAAAAGAAGATGAAGAGTATATGAAAAAGCAGCTTAGAGATGTTTTTAAAATAAAGCTTGTATAA
- a CDS encoding ABC-F family ATP-binding cassette domain-containing protein produces MSLIQFNRVYFQYDSSSIPVFNNLSISIDTVWKTGIVGRNGEGKTTLLNLIMGKIVPTKGKINVSMKTEYFPYEPKTILKTTLDVIKDSIAPFYQWEEQMRQLLNNSNASNLERYGEILEKYQDAGGYEIDALIEKEMYMMKMSSELLKRGFNTLSAGERTRVLIVSLFLKRGYFLLIDEPTNHLDLEGRKLLGEYLIQKSGFILVSHDRYLLDICVDHILFINKKNVYIEKGNFSSWKHNRDIRKEFEKRKRKNLQKEIKSLKIAATKRRNWANNRESDKKIKTDQKERADKGFVGHRAAKSMKRALNIEKRTESKIEERKYLLNDFDKERRLKLDVSADLPQNILRLDHIFVSIKGKTIIKDFSLVMGREDRIAIVGKNGSGKTTLLNTVSDGVKIQRGKIYKPERLIITRAYQNPLWNNGMLREHLIKCDIDETRFRNILGSLGVSGEVFGRPLETFSEGERKKVDLCRSFLTASDLLLWDEPLNYIDLITREQLEDVILQYKPTLLFVEHDKHFVDRIATKVVYL; encoded by the coding sequence ATGTCATTAATTCAATTTAATAGAGTGTATTTTCAGTATGATTCATCATCTATACCAGTCTTTAATAATTTGTCTATATCAATAGATACTGTGTGGAAAACAGGTATTGTTGGGAGAAACGGGGAAGGCAAAACTACGCTTCTTAATTTGATAATGGGGAAAATTGTTCCAACAAAAGGGAAAATTAATGTATCGATGAAAACTGAGTATTTTCCTTATGAACCTAAAACAATCTTAAAAACCACATTAGATGTAATAAAAGATAGTATAGCTCCATTTTATCAATGGGAAGAACAAATGAGGCAACTGTTGAACAATAGTAATGCAAGTAATTTAGAAAGATATGGGGAAATACTGGAAAAATACCAAGATGCAGGTGGATACGAAATTGATGCACTAATTGAAAAAGAGATGTATATGATGAAAATGAGTTCAGAATTGTTAAAGCGTGGTTTTAACACTCTGAGTGCGGGAGAAAGAACGCGTGTATTAATTGTCTCATTGTTTTTGAAAAGAGGATATTTTTTATTGATTGATGAACCGACAAACCACCTTGATTTAGAAGGAAGGAAATTATTGGGCGAGTACCTTATTCAAAAGAGCGGGTTTATTCTAGTTTCACACGATAGATATCTTTTAGATATATGCGTAGACCATATTTTATTTATTAATAAAAAAAATGTTTATATTGAAAAAGGTAATTTTTCCTCCTGGAAACATAATAGAGATATTAGAAAAGAGTTTGAAAAACGTAAAAGGAAGAATTTACAAAAAGAAATAAAATCTTTAAAAATTGCCGCGACAAAGAGGAGAAACTGGGCAAATAATAGAGAATCGGACAAAAAAATAAAGACTGACCAAAAAGAAAGGGCTGATAAAGGTTTTGTTGGGCATAGAGCGGCAAAATCCATGAAACGAGCACTAAATATAGAAAAGAGAACAGAATCGAAGATTGAGGAAAGAAAATACCTTCTTAATGATTTTGATAAAGAAAGAAGATTAAAATTAGATGTCAGCGCTGATTTGCCTCAAAACATTTTAAGATTAGATCATATTTTTGTCAGCATAAAGGGCAAAACAATTATTAAAGATTTTTCGCTTGTGATGGGAAGAGAAGATAGGATTGCTATTGTTGGTAAAAATGGGAGTGGTAAGACGACTTTGTTAAATACTGTTTCAGATGGAGTTAAAATTCAGCGAGGGAAAATCTATAAACCCGAGCGTTTAATAATTACAAGAGCTTATCAAAATCCACTATGGAATAATGGGATGTTGCGAGAGCATTTAATTAAATGTGACATAGATGAAACGAGGTTCCGCAATATTTTGGGAAGTCTTGGTGTATCGGGCGAAGTATTTGGCAGACCACTTGAAACATTTAGTGAAGGCGAGAGAAAAAAAGTAGATTTATGTCGTTCGTTTTTAACAGCTTCTGATTTACTTTTGTGGGATGAACCTTTGAATTACATCGATTTAATTACCAGAGAGCAGTTGGAAGATGTTATTTTACAATACAAACCTACTTTATTGTTTGTCGAACATGACAAGCATTTTGTAGATAGAATTGCAACAAAAGTAGTGTATTTATAA